In a single window of the Deinococcus aetherius genome:
- a CDS encoding Rieske 2Fe-2S domain-containing protein: MSERVRVGAEAELPEGSQTEVRVDGVGVVVVRYEGTFYALRNNCTHKDYPLLGGEVSLGRLTCEKHGAKFELATGKAKTLPAVKPVRIYKTVVEEGEVYVLPL, from the coding sequence ATGAGCGAGCGGGTGCGGGTGGGAGCGGAGGCGGAGCTGCCGGAGGGCAGCCAGACGGAGGTGCGGGTGGACGGCGTGGGCGTGGTCGTCGTGAGGTACGAGGGCACGTTCTACGCCCTGCGGAACAACTGCACCCACAAGGACTACCCGCTGCTGGGCGGTGAGGTGAGTCTGGGCCGCCTCACCTGCGAGAAGCACGGGGCGAAGTTCGAGCTGGCGACCGGCAAGGCGAAGACCCTCCCCGCCGTCAAGCCCGTGCGGATCTACAAGACGGTCGTCGAGGAAGGCGAGGTGTACGTCCTGCCCCTGTGA